From the genome of Pantoea alfalfae, one region includes:
- a CDS encoding phage repressor protein, producing the protein MGFPSPASDYVERRIDLNDILMPHRNNMILIETPDGFVLADKSQKAVPGDKVAFQIGEFPQLGRLFSSGIITSDGETID; encoded by the coding sequence ATGGGATTTCCATCACCAGCTTCAGATTACGTAGAGCGGCGCATCGACCTGAACGACATCCTGATGCCGCACCGTAACAACATGATCCTGATTGAGACGCCTGACGGTTTCGTGCTGGCCGACAAATCACAGAAGGCTGTGCCGGGCGATAAGGTGGCATTCCAGATAGGCGAGTTCCCGCAACTGGGTCGATTGTTCAGTTCAGGGATTATCACTTCAGACGGTGAAACGATCGACTGA
- the fliS gene encoding flagellar export chaperone FliS, whose translation MYSATGTKAYAKIGVESAVMSASQQQLVVMLFDGALSALIRARLFMQDGNIEGKGSSISKAINIIEAGLKEGLAENRGDELADNLLDLYNYMTRRLLQANLHNDVAAVEEVEGLLRNIADAWKEVVQPNLIQDAV comes from the coding sequence ATGTACAGCGCTACAGGCACCAAAGCCTATGCAAAAATTGGCGTAGAAAGCGCCGTGATGAGCGCCAGCCAGCAGCAGCTGGTCGTGATGCTGTTCGACGGCGCACTGAGCGCGTTAATCCGCGCCCGCCTGTTTATGCAGGATGGCAATATCGAAGGCAAAGGCAGCTCCATCTCTAAAGCCATCAATATTATCGAAGCGGGTCTGAAAGAGGGCCTGGCTGAAAACCGTGGTGATGAGCTGGCAGACAATCTGCTGGATCTTTACAACTACATGACGCGTCGCCTGTTGCAGGCCAACCTGCACAATGATGTTGCCGCGGTCGAGGAGGTCGAAGGCCTGCTGCGCAACATCGCGGACGCGTGGAAAGAAGTGGTTCAACCTAACCTGATTCAGGACGCCGTTTAA
- a CDS encoding FliC/FljB family flagellin, translating into MAQVINTNSLSLITQNNINKNQSALSTSMERLSSGLRINSAKDDAAGQAIANRFTSNIKGLTQAARNANDGISAAQTTEGALSEINNNLQRIRELTVQASSGTNSDSDKSSIQDEIKSRLDEIDRVSGQTQFNGVNVLAKDGKMNIQVGANDGETITIDLKKIDSKTLGLDSFNVNGPAGTPTAAGATEFKAAYGSTTNVTGATVAESTANALSTRLGVATSGVAVDTGTVYKDDNGKMFAKVTVTSGSDAETNNLKANGFDIASGAAGAKSFFVAVDPQSADTATTAGTAAFKLDTSNMSLSSLTTGASSSPLAKLDEAIASVDKFRSSLGAIQNRLNSAVTNLSNTTTNLSAAQSRIQDADYATEVSNMSKAQIVQQAGNSVLAKANQVPQQVLSLLQG; encoded by the coding sequence ATGGCCCAAGTCATTAATACCAACAGCCTCTCGCTGATCACTCAGAACAACATCAACAAGAACCAGTCAGCTCTGTCTACTTCAATGGAGCGTCTGTCTTCTGGTTTACGTATCAACAGCGCGAAAGATGACGCTGCTGGTCAGGCGATTGCCAACCGTTTCACCTCTAACATCAAGGGTCTGACTCAGGCTGCTCGTAACGCCAACGACGGTATCTCTGCTGCGCAGACGACTGAAGGCGCGCTGTCAGAAATCAACAACAACTTACAGCGTATCCGTGAGCTGACTGTACAGGCTTCAAGCGGTACTAACTCAGATTCTGACAAATCTTCAATCCAGGACGAAATCAAATCACGTCTGGACGAGATTGACCGCGTATCGGGTCAGACTCAGTTCAACGGCGTGAACGTGCTGGCTAAAGACGGAAAAATGAACATCCAGGTTGGCGCTAACGATGGCGAAACCATCACTATCGACCTGAAAAAAATCGACTCCAAGACCCTGGGTCTGGATAGCTTCAACGTGAACGGTCCTGCTGGTACCCCAACTGCAGCTGGCGCAACAGAATTTAAAGCTGCTTACGGTTCTACTACCAACGTAACTGGCGCAACTGTTGCTGAATCAACTGCTAATGCCCTGTCTACCCGTCTGGGTGTGGCCACTTCTGGTGTTGCTGTAGACACCGGTACTGTCTACAAAGATGACAACGGCAAAATGTTTGCTAAAGTCACCGTGACTTCAGGCAGCGATGCTGAAACCAACAACCTGAAGGCAAATGGCTTTGATATCGCCAGCGGCGCAGCCGGCGCGAAAAGCTTCTTCGTAGCGGTTGACCCACAGTCTGCTGATACAGCAACCACTGCTGGCACCGCAGCATTCAAACTGGACACCTCTAATATGAGCCTGTCCAGCCTGACTACGGGTGCATCATCAAGCCCACTGGCTAAACTGGATGAAGCGATTGCGAGCGTGGATAAGTTCCGTTCTTCACTGGGTGCGATTCAGAACCGTCTGAACTCAGCCGTGACTAACCTGAGCAACACCACGACCAACCTGTCAGCTGCACAGTCTCGTATCCAGGATGCTGACTACGCAACTGAAGTTTCAAACATGTCTAAAGCGCAGATCGTACAGCAGGCTGGTAACTCAGTGTTGGCAAAAGCTAACCAGGTTCCACAGCAGGTTCTGTCTCTGCTGCAGGGCTAA
- a CDS encoding DinI-like family protein — translation MFVELIYDKRNVAGLPGAREMIREELEKRVHRVFPDIEVKVKPMERNAIDTDLSKNDKATVARIVEEMFDEAEMWLVAD, via the coding sequence ATGTTTGTTGAGTTGATTTATGACAAGCGCAACGTTGCCGGTTTACCGGGTGCTCGCGAGATGATTCGTGAGGAGCTGGAAAAGCGGGTACATCGGGTGTTTCCTGACATCGAAGTTAAGGTCAAGCCGATGGAACGTAACGCGATTGATACTGATTTGAGTAAGAACGATAAGGCGACAGTTGCGCGTATTGTTGAAGAGATGTTCGACGAAGCGGAAATGTGGCTGGTGGCCGACTAA
- the iraP gene encoding anti-adapter protein IraP produces MRQLVIDILLKLAKMDVDAKELTAQLEAQSLLVAALLVQAKQDNSLTITETVQDAIITASQSSTEFLQSDVDLLLTHINRLLAVASYVEVKGKATEERE; encoded by the coding sequence ATGCGACAACTGGTCATTGATATTCTGCTAAAGCTGGCAAAGATGGACGTCGATGCAAAAGAGCTGACGGCGCAGCTTGAAGCGCAGTCCCTGCTGGTTGCAGCGCTGCTGGTGCAGGCGAAACAGGACAACTCGCTGACCATTACAGAAACGGTGCAGGATGCCATCATTACCGCTTCGCAATCGTCGACTGAGTTTCTGCAGTCGGATGTTGATCTGCTGCTGACGCATATCAATCGTCTGCTGGCGGTTGCAAGCTATGTAGAAGTGAAAGGCAAAGCCACGGAAGAGCGAGAGTAG
- the fliT gene encoding flagella biosynthesis regulatory protein FliT, translating to MTTAPHLIAVYQQLLDLSQGMLRHAAQGEWDELISREMEYVNAVQDLAQSTEAVSPSSQTQEQLRPVLRRILDNESEVKRLLQARMDELASLVGQNSRQKSVMSAYANQGGIVMVPRETLS from the coding sequence ATGACTACTGCACCGCATCTGATTGCCGTTTACCAACAGTTACTCGATCTCAGCCAGGGAATGCTGCGTCATGCCGCACAGGGCGAATGGGATGAATTGATCAGCCGGGAGATGGAGTATGTCAATGCGGTGCAGGACTTAGCCCAGTCGACAGAGGCAGTATCGCCTTCATCACAGACGCAGGAGCAGTTACGTCCGGTACTGCGCCGTATTCTCGACAACGAAAGCGAAGTAAAACGCCTGCTGCAGGCGCGGATGGATGAGCTGGCCTCGCTGGTCGGTCAGAACAGCCGTCAGAAATCGGTGATGTCCGCCTATGCCAACCAGGGCGGCATTGTGATGGTACCGCGCGAAACCCTCTCCTGA
- a CDS encoding GtrA family protein, translating to MAKLFARYMTIGVLNTLIHWVVFAICIKNDQSQSVSNFIAFCVAVTFSFFANARWTFNAEATTFRYMMYVFFMGAVATLIGASADRLHVNPVATLVVFSAVSLVCGFLYSKYIIFRERK from the coding sequence ATGGCTAAATTATTTGCCCGATACATGACGATTGGAGTCTTGAACACGCTTATTCACTGGGTCGTGTTTGCCATCTGCATCAAGAACGACCAGAGCCAGTCTGTCTCCAACTTCATAGCCTTCTGTGTTGCCGTTACTTTTTCATTCTTCGCAAACGCCCGGTGGACTTTTAACGCTGAGGCAACCACGTTCAGATACATGATGTATGTGTTCTTCATGGGTGCCGTGGCGACTCTCATCGGTGCATCTGCAGACCGGCTGCATGTTAACCCTGTGGCTACTCTTGTCGTATTCTCTGCAGTAAGTCTTGTATGCGGATTCCTATATTCTAAATATATTATTTTTAGAGAGAGAAAATGA
- a CDS encoding DUF6388 family protein, with translation MKTPEAYYAQAREMFFTAHPDFQSALDELTESDARAANLSLRQLREWHAERIYAAFLRQKNLDGMIFSIQLAEPDKAVAAEAIETYLKSHAESLGMSWEEFCIKNEL, from the coding sequence ATGAAAACGCCAGAAGCCTATTATGCCCAGGCACGTGAAATGTTTTTTACCGCGCATCCCGACTTTCAGTCAGCACTGGATGAGTTAACGGAGAGCGATGCCCGTGCCGCTAATCTGTCGCTGCGACAGCTGCGTGAATGGCACGCCGAACGCATCTATGCGGCCTTTTTACGGCAGAAGAATCTGGATGGGATGATTTTTTCTATTCAGCTCGCTGAGCCCGATAAAGCGGTAGCGGCTGAGGCTATCGAGACCTATCTCAAATCTCATGCTGAGTCGCTGGGAATGAGCTGGGAAGAGTTCTGCATCAAAAACGAGCTGTAA
- a CDS encoding helix-turn-helix domain-containing protein, translating to MKNETLGDRIRLRRKSLQLTQKQLAQQVKVSHVAISQWEKEETLPRGENLLRLAEALGCAPAYLIDGDGPVFSENSWAGLHQIPLLAQRNVAQWLNDAGAVRHQLLMHNDMALSKQSFAFRVEEQAMSPAILREDVVIIDPCLSPQPGDHVLALQQQNVLLRTWRQRGSEDGVTQFELAPVNINFPELHSGRDSLKLIGTLVELRRYRQP from the coding sequence ATGAAAAATGAAACGCTGGGTGACCGCATCCGACTCCGACGTAAATCACTGCAATTAACGCAGAAGCAATTGGCACAACAGGTAAAAGTCTCCCATGTGGCTATTTCGCAATGGGAAAAAGAGGAGACGCTGCCGCGCGGTGAGAACCTGCTTCGGCTTGCCGAAGCGCTGGGCTGTGCACCGGCTTATCTGATAGATGGGGATGGTCCTGTTTTCAGCGAAAATAGCTGGGCAGGACTGCACCAGATCCCGCTGCTTGCTCAGCGTAACGTCGCACAATGGCTGAACGATGCCGGTGCTGTCCGGCATCAGCTGCTGATGCACAACGATATGGCGCTGTCGAAACAGAGTTTTGCCTTCCGGGTGGAAGAACAGGCCATGTCACCCGCTATTCTGCGGGAGGATGTGGTGATTATCGATCCCTGCCTGTCACCTCAGCCTGGTGACCACGTACTGGCATTACAGCAACAGAATGTCCTGCTGCGCACCTGGCGCCAGCGCGGCAGTGAGGATGGTGTTACGCAGTTTGAACTGGCACCGGTCAATATCAACTTTCCCGAGCTGCATTCAGGCCGTGACAGCCTGAAGCTGATAGGCACGCTGGTGGAATTGCGCCGCTATCGGCAGCCATAA
- the fliD gene encoding flagellar filament capping protein FliD: protein MASISNLGVGSGLPLSTMLDSLTTAEKAALTPISKQQSAYTSKLSAYATLKSSLTTFQTANTKLNSADLFTATTATSSSTAFSATTSGSSTVAGKYAINVTQLAQAQVLTSAVQSSSTTALGDSSVASRSIAITLKDGTSKSVTLSADQTSLTGMRDAINGANAGITASIIKVSDGSFRLSMSANKTGSDNAVATIAVTGDNTLQGIVGFDASASSNVMTESVKAQNAQLTVNNVAIENSSNQISDALEGITLNLTAQTVGSQTLTITKDTSKASSAISAWVDAYNTLLDQFNTLTKYTKVDTNTDSQDSSNGALLGDSTLRTIETQLKTMLTNAQSSSSYKSLGQIGVTTDPTTGSLKLDSTKLSAALDKDAAGVKEMIVGDGKTGITAKIDSKLTDWLASKGIVQAATDGVSKTLNTLTALYNTTSDRIDADIARYKTQFTQLDMAISKLNSTSTYLTQQFDTSDSSKK from the coding sequence ATGGCCAGTATCAGTAATCTCGGTGTGGGTTCCGGCCTGCCACTCAGTACCATGCTTGACAGTCTGACCACCGCGGAAAAAGCGGCACTGACACCCATTTCAAAACAGCAGTCAGCTTATACGTCCAAACTCAGTGCCTATGCCACCCTGAAAAGTTCTCTGACAACATTCCAGACGGCCAACACCAAGCTGAACAGTGCGGACCTGTTTACCGCAACGACCGCAACCAGCAGCTCCACGGCCTTCAGTGCCACGACCTCTGGCAGCAGCACCGTCGCCGGTAAATATGCGATTAACGTTACGCAGCTGGCGCAGGCGCAGGTTCTGACCTCAGCTGTGCAGAGCAGTAGCACTACCGCACTGGGTGACAGCTCAGTCGCCAGCCGCAGCATTGCGATTACCTTAAAAGATGGTACCAGCAAAAGCGTGACGCTCTCGGCCGATCAGACCTCGCTGACCGGTATGCGTGACGCTATTAATGGCGCGAATGCGGGTATCACCGCCAGTATCATTAAGGTGTCAGACGGCAGTTTCCGACTCTCTATGAGCGCCAATAAAACCGGCAGCGACAATGCGGTGGCAACGATTGCCGTCACCGGTGACAACACGCTGCAGGGAATTGTGGGCTTTGACGCATCCGCCAGCAGCAATGTAATGACAGAAAGCGTTAAAGCGCAGAATGCTCAGCTTACGGTAAACAACGTTGCAATTGAAAACAGCAGCAACCAGATCAGTGATGCACTGGAAGGGATTACGTTAAATCTGACTGCGCAGACGGTTGGCAGTCAGACGCTGACCATTACCAAAGACACCTCAAAAGCCTCCAGCGCCATCAGTGCCTGGGTGGATGCATACAACACCTTGCTGGATCAGTTCAACACCCTGACCAAATACACCAAGGTTGATACCAATACGGATTCACAGGACTCCAGTAATGGCGCCCTGCTGGGTGACAGTACGTTACGGACGATTGAGACGCAGCTCAAGACGATGCTGACCAACGCGCAAAGCTCATCATCCTATAAATCACTGGGTCAGATTGGTGTTACTACCGATCCCACCACCGGTTCATTAAAACTGGATTCGACCAAGCTGAGTGCCGCCCTGGATAAAGATGCGGCGGGCGTGAAAGAGATGATCGTGGGTGACGGTAAAACTGGCATTACTGCGAAAATCGACAGCAAACTGACTGACTGGCTGGCATCCAAAGGGATTGTCCAGGCTGCGACTGATGGCGTCAGTAAAACACTGAATACCTTAACCGCCCTTTATAACACCACCAGCGATCGCATCGATGCGGATATTGCGCGTTATAAAACACAGTTTACCCAACTGGATATGGCTATCAGTAAACTTAACTCGACCAGTACCTATCTGACACAGCAGTTCGATACGTCAGATTCGTCTAAAAAATAA
- the amyA gene encoding alpha-amylase: protein MQNPTLLQFFHWYYPDGSKLWPEVADRAAWLSEIGITMAWLPPCYKGGSGGYSVGYDSYDLFDLGEFDQKGGVATKYGDKAQLLAAMEALRSHNVGVLLDVVLNHKMGADEKEAISVNRVNPDNRDEIYDEVVECEAWTKFTFPARKGEYSKFVWDHKCFSGVDHIENPDENGVFKIINDYTAEGWNDQVDNELGNFDYLMGANIDFRNNAVREELKYWARWVMEQVPCTGFRLDAVKHIPAWFYKEWIDHIQDVAEEPMFIVAEYWSFETEKLQEYVHQVEGKTMLFDAPLHMNFHQASTAGSAYDMSQIFANSLVVAEPWHAVTIVANHDTQPLQSLEAPVEAWFKPLAYALILLREQGVPTIFYPDLFGATYEDEGGDGETHKIEMPVIPELEGLIRARQQYGWGVQTDYFDHPNCVAFSRSGTETQPGCVVIMSNGDAGEKSVPMGEGFAGKVWRDHLGNREETITADEHGTAVFACNGGSVSVWVVAE, encoded by the coding sequence ATGCAAAACCCAACGTTATTACAGTTTTTCCATTGGTATTACCCGGATGGCAGCAAATTGTGGCCGGAAGTCGCCGATCGCGCGGCCTGGCTCAGCGAAATTGGTATCACTATGGCATGGCTGCCACCCTGCTACAAAGGGGGGTCGGGGGGCTATTCAGTGGGTTACGACAGCTACGATCTGTTCGACCTGGGGGAATTTGATCAGAAAGGCGGCGTTGCCACCAAATATGGTGATAAAGCGCAGTTACTGGCTGCCATGGAAGCCCTGCGTAGCCACAACGTTGGGGTGCTGCTGGATGTGGTGCTGAACCACAAAATGGGCGCGGACGAGAAAGAGGCGATCAGCGTTAACCGCGTCAATCCGGACAACCGAGATGAAATTTATGATGAGGTCGTCGAATGTGAAGCCTGGACGAAATTCACCTTTCCGGCGCGGAAAGGTGAGTATTCGAAATTTGTCTGGGACCACAAATGTTTTAGCGGCGTAGACCACATCGAAAACCCGGACGAGAACGGCGTATTCAAAATCATCAACGACTACACCGCCGAAGGCTGGAACGATCAGGTCGATAACGAGCTGGGCAACTTCGACTATCTGATGGGTGCCAACATCGATTTCCGCAACAATGCGGTCAGGGAAGAGCTGAAATACTGGGCACGCTGGGTGATGGAACAGGTGCCCTGCACCGGCTTCCGTCTGGATGCGGTAAAACATATTCCGGCCTGGTTCTATAAAGAGTGGATCGATCATATTCAGGACGTCGCTGAAGAGCCGATGTTTATCGTCGCGGAGTACTGGTCGTTTGAAACCGAGAAGCTGCAGGAGTATGTGCATCAGGTGGAAGGCAAAACTATGCTGTTTGATGCGCCACTGCACATGAACTTCCATCAGGCCTCAACCGCAGGCAGCGCCTACGATATGAGCCAGATTTTTGCTAACTCGCTGGTGGTGGCGGAGCCGTGGCATGCCGTGACCATCGTGGCTAACCATGACACCCAGCCGCTGCAGTCGCTCGAAGCGCCGGTTGAGGCCTGGTTCAAACCGCTGGCCTATGCGCTGATCCTGCTGCGTGAGCAGGGCGTGCCAACCATTTTCTATCCTGACCTGTTCGGGGCGACTTATGAAGATGAGGGCGGCGACGGCGAGACGCACAAAATTGAGATGCCGGTCATTCCTGAACTGGAAGGATTAATCCGGGCGCGTCAGCAGTATGGCTGGGGCGTGCAGACCGACTATTTTGATCACCCCAACTGCGTGGCGTTCAGCCGCAGCGGCACCGAAACGCAGCCAGGCTGTGTGGTGATCATGTCGAACGGCGATGCGGGCGAGAAAAGTGTGCCGATGGGCGAAGGCTTTGCCGGTAAGGTCTGGCGCGATCATCTGGGGAACCGTGAAGAGACCATTACGGCTGACGAGCACGGTACAGCCGTCTTTGCCTGTAACGGTGGCAGCGTCAGCGTCTGGGTAGTAGCAGAATAA
- a CDS encoding glycosyltransferase family 2 protein, whose amino-acid sequence MKISLVVPVFNEEDAIRYFYSAVRNKAFLKPYEIEIVFVDDGSTDFTAQLMKDMQEGDPLIRNVFFTRNFGKEAALFAGIECATGDAIIPIDVDLQDPLEVIPQMIERWQAGADTVLAKRTDRSTDGHMKRKTAEWFYRLHNKISSPKIEENVGDFRLMSRGVVENIKLLPERNLFMKGILSWVGGRTDIVEYTRACRVAGTTKFNGWKLWNLALEGITSFSTFPLRMWTYIGFFVAAMSFLYGVWMIIDKLVWGNPVAGYPSILVSILFLGGVQLIGIGVLGEYIGRIYTEVKQRPRYIKRTEK is encoded by the coding sequence ATGAAGATATCGCTCGTTGTTCCCGTTTTTAATGAAGAAGATGCGATAAGGTATTTCTACAGCGCGGTAAGAAATAAAGCGTTTTTGAAGCCGTATGAAATTGAAATTGTTTTCGTAGATGATGGAAGCACAGATTTCACGGCGCAGCTGATGAAAGATATGCAGGAAGGCGATCCATTAATTCGGAATGTATTCTTTACCCGGAATTTTGGCAAAGAGGCCGCTCTCTTTGCTGGAATCGAATGTGCCACTGGTGATGCCATTATCCCTATTGACGTGGATTTGCAGGACCCGCTTGAAGTGATACCACAGATGATCGAGCGCTGGCAGGCAGGTGCAGATACGGTGCTGGCTAAACGCACTGACAGAAGCACTGATGGCCACATGAAGCGTAAGACCGCAGAGTGGTTCTATCGTCTGCACAACAAAATCAGCTCGCCTAAAATTGAGGAAAACGTTGGTGACTTCAGACTGATGTCCCGCGGCGTGGTTGAGAATATAAAACTTCTCCCTGAACGAAACCTGTTCATGAAAGGCATTCTTTCATGGGTCGGCGGCCGAACCGATATCGTTGAATACACGCGAGCCTGTCGCGTAGCAGGTACAACAAAATTCAATGGCTGGAAGCTATGGAATCTGGCATTAGAGGGCATCACTTCATTCTCAACATTCCCTCTCCGCATGTGGACTTATATAGGCTTCTTCGTTGCTGCCATGTCATTCCTGTACGGTGTATGGATGATTATTGATAAGTTGGTTTGGGGAAACCCCGTGGCAGGATACCCTTCCATTCTGGTTTCAATACTCTTTCTTGGCGGCGTTCAACTGATTGGTATTGGTGTGCTAGGTGAATATATTGGTCGTATTTATACGGAAGTTAAGCAGAGGCCTCGTTACATAAAAAGGACAGAAAAGTGA
- the yedD gene encoding lipoprotein YedD, with protein MKKWMLIAALALSGCAQINDYENAVQAPAPADLQGNWQTVGPQSSLISGQAIASLIINADGSTLDCRQWMRVIAKPGKLTRLNGDYVNVTRKIRVMPLVVDNSELKYDGLTLRKVARPTLECQQALEEVAKQPKAAVIQNIEPQLLRTPITEHNAQS; from the coding sequence ATGAAAAAGTGGATGCTGATTGCCGCGCTGGCACTGAGTGGCTGTGCGCAAATCAACGATTATGAAAATGCGGTACAGGCGCCGGCACCGGCTGATCTGCAGGGGAACTGGCAAACCGTCGGCCCACAAAGCAGCCTGATCAGCGGACAGGCAATAGCCAGTCTGATTATCAATGCGGATGGCAGCACGCTGGATTGCCGCCAGTGGATGCGTGTGATTGCGAAGCCAGGCAAGCTGACCCGTCTGAACGGTGACTATGTCAACGTCACGCGAAAGATTCGGGTGATGCCGCTGGTCGTCGATAACAGTGAACTTAAGTATGACGGGCTGACCCTGCGCAAAGTGGCGCGTCCGACACTAGAGTGTCAGCAGGCACTGGAAGAAGTGGCAAAACAGCCGAAAGCTGCTGTCATTCAGAATATTGAACCGCAGCTGTTGCGCACGCCGATTACTGAGCATAACGCGCAGTCCTAA